ATGGTGGCGAGCGTAAGGTGGGCGATCCGGCCAAGCGTCAGGCCATCACCAATCCGACCAAGACGATATACTCTATCAAACGCTTCATGGGCGAAACTTACGATCAGGTTTCCAGAGAAGTGGAGAGAGTGCCATTCAAGGTAGTACGTGGGGACAATAATACTCCGCGCGTAGATATAGACGGTCGTCTCTATACGCCGCAGGAAATTTCGGCCATGATCCTTCAGAAGATGAAGAAGACGGCCGAAGACTATCTCGGTCAGGAAGTAACGGAGGCCGTGATCACTGTGCCCGCATACTTCAACGACGCTCAACGTCAGGCAACGAAAGAAGCAGGAGAGATCGCCGGTCTGAAAGTTCGCCGTATTGTGAACGAGCCTACGGCAGCTTCTCTGGCCTACGGTCTGGACAAATCCAATAAGGATATGAAGATCGCTGTCTTCGACTTGGGTGGCGGTACCTTCGATATTTCTATCTTGGAATTGGGCGACGGCGTTTTCGAAGTGAAATCGACCAACGGTGATACGCACCTCGGAGGAGACGACTTCGACCACGTGATCATCGACTGGCTGGCAGAAGAGTTCAAGTCTCAGGAAGGTGTGGATCTTCGTCAGGATCCTATGGCTATGCAGCGTCTGAAAGAAGCTGCCGAAAAAGCCAAGATAGAGCTCTCCAGCACTTCATCTACGGAGATCAACCTCCCCTATATCATGCCGGTGAACGGCATCCCCAAGCACTTGGTGATGACGCTTACAAGGGCTAAGTTCGAGCAGTTGGCCGATCGTCTGATTCAGGCATGTGTGGCACCCTGCGAAACGGCCTTGAAAGATGCCGGTATGTCGCGTGGCGATATCGATGAAGTGATTCTCGTAGGTGGTTCCACACGTATTCCTGCTATTCAGGAGATTGTGGAGAAGATCTTCGGTAAGGCTCCGTCCAAGGGTGTGAATCCCGACGAAGTGGTAGCTGTGGGTGCCGCTATTCAAGGCGGTGTTCTGACCGGTGAGGTAAAGGATGTCTTGTTGTTGGACGTTACCCCCTTGTCGCTCGGTATCGAGACTATGGGAGGCGTGATGACTCGCTTGATCGATGCCAATACCACTATCCCGACGAAGAAGAGCGAAATCTTTACCACAGCAGTGGACAATCAGCCTTCGGTAGAGATTCATGTACTTCAGGGTGAGCGTTCTTTGGCTAAGGACAATAAGAGCATCGGCCGTTTCAACTTGGACGGTATCGCTCCGGCACCCCGTCAGACACCGCAGATCGAAGTGACGTTTGACATCGATGCCAACGGTATCCTGAATGTAACGGCTCATGACAAAGCTACCGGCAAGAAGCAGAATATCCGCATCGAAGCCTCCAGCGGTTTGTCCGATGATGAGATCAAGCGCATGAAGGAAGAGGCGCAGGCCAATGCCGAAGCAGATAAGAAAGAGAAAGAACGTATCGACA
This genomic stretch from Porphyromonas gingivalis ATCC 33277 harbors:
- the dnaK gene encoding molecular chaperone DnaK, with the translated sequence MGKIIGIDLGTTNSCVSVLEGNEPIVITNSEGKRTTPSVVAFVDGGERKVGDPAKRQAITNPTKTIYSIKRFMGETYDQVSREVERVPFKVVRGDNNTPRVDIDGRLYTPQEISAMILQKMKKTAEDYLGQEVTEAVITVPAYFNDAQRQATKEAGEIAGLKVRRIVNEPTAASLAYGLDKSNKDMKIAVFDLGGGTFDISILELGDGVFEVKSTNGDTHLGGDDFDHVIIDWLAEEFKSQEGVDLRQDPMAMQRLKEAAEKAKIELSSTSSTEINLPYIMPVNGIPKHLVMTLTRAKFEQLADRLIQACVAPCETALKDAGMSRGDIDEVILVGGSTRIPAIQEIVEKIFGKAPSKGVNPDEVVAVGAAIQGGVLTGEVKDVLLLDVTPLSLGIETMGGVMTRLIDANTTIPTKKSEIFTTAVDNQPSVEIHVLQGERSLAKDNKSIGRFNLDGIAPAPRQTPQIEVTFDIDANGILNVTAHDKATGKKQNIRIEASSGLSDDEIKRMKEEAQANAEADKKEKERIDKINQADSMIFQTEKQLKELGDKFPADKKAPIDTALDKLKEAHKAQDVAAIDTAMAELQTALTAAGEELYKNVGAAQGGAQPGPDFGGAQGPSVGDQPSDDKNVTDVDFEEVK